A region of Lacinutrix sp. Hel_I_90 DNA encodes the following proteins:
- the pbpC gene encoding penicillin-binding protein 1C, with protein sequence MKIIAYIKRHKIKSVILAVLLVAYYFCLPKQLFKAPTATVITSATNDLLGAQIAKDGQWRFPKRDAVPEKFKVCIVNFEDEYFYQHPGFNLVSIFKALKQNVYSGEVKRGGSTLTQQVIRLSRKGQSRTYIEKIKELILATRLELRYSKEDILAYYASYAPFGGNVVGVDAASWRYFNRNPNELSWSESATLAVLPNAPSLIYPGKNQKRLLTKRNRLLKKLLGQQIIDSLTYDLSIAEGLPQKPYPLPQIAPHLLQKVSNTNAGERIQTTINTKLQQQTNHIVFNHYNLLKQNEIFNIAVLVLDVKTRKVLTYVGNTPTDKAHQKDVDIINKARSTGSILKPFLYAAMLDAGDLLPNALVPDVPSQFGNYSPQNYYKEFDGAVPASRALSRSLNVPAVWMLQDFGLDRFHHYLKALELKDIKYDANHYGLSLILGGAESNLWDLCKSYASFSSTLNHFNDTSSEYFSNEFCEPTFLASEVIDFGKKSTEKTVFNAASIYLTYESLKEVNRPERDENWEFFDGSKQIAWKTGTSFGFRDAWAIGTTKDYVVGVWVGNADGEGRPGLVGVQTAAPILFDVFDLLPNSNWFDKPFDDLQEIAICEKSGYRASENCDKILKQFVQLSGLKTKPCPYHKRIHLDKNELHQVNSSCEDLNQITHKSWFVLPPLMEFYYKIKNPFYKPLPPFRNDCVTNASVSMQFIYPKVSSTIFLPKDFDGQTNELILKVAHSKPESTLYWYLDHTFVGTTKDIHDLPVIPSEGKHLITVVDQFGNDIQRTIEVSK encoded by the coding sequence ATGAAAATAATAGCCTACATAAAACGACATAAAATAAAATCTGTAATCTTAGCAGTGCTTTTAGTGGCCTATTACTTTTGCTTACCCAAGCAATTATTCAAAGCCCCAACAGCCACGGTCATTACAAGTGCAACTAACGATTTACTAGGTGCACAAATTGCCAAAGATGGCCAATGGCGATTTCCAAAAAGAGATGCTGTACCTGAAAAATTTAAGGTTTGTATCGTTAATTTTGAAGATGAGTACTTCTATCAACACCCTGGTTTTAATCTTGTTTCAATTTTTAAAGCCTTGAAACAGAATGTGTATTCTGGCGAAGTAAAGCGTGGTGGAAGCACATTAACACAGCAAGTCATTCGCTTATCTCGAAAAGGACAATCCCGCACCTATATTGAAAAAATAAAAGAACTCATTCTTGCTACACGATTAGAATTGAGGTATAGTAAAGAAGACATCCTGGCCTATTATGCCAGTTATGCACCTTTTGGAGGAAATGTTGTTGGTGTTGATGCCGCTTCATGGCGCTATTTTAATAGAAATCCTAACGAACTCTCCTGGTCTGAAAGTGCCACATTGGCTGTTTTACCAAATGCACCTAGCCTAATCTACCCAGGGAAAAACCAAAAACGACTACTAACAAAGCGTAATCGATTATTAAAAAAATTACTCGGTCAGCAAATTATTGATAGCCTTACTTACGACTTATCCATTGCAGAAGGATTACCACAAAAACCATATCCCTTGCCTCAAATTGCACCACATTTATTACAAAAAGTGTCCAACACGAATGCTGGTGAACGCATACAAACCACTATTAATACCAAACTACAACAACAAACAAATCACATTGTTTTTAATCATTATAACCTCTTAAAACAAAATGAAATTTTTAATATTGCAGTCTTAGTGTTGGATGTTAAAACGCGTAAAGTGCTAACTTATGTTGGGAATACGCCAACAGATAAAGCGCATCAAAAAGATGTGGATATCATTAATAAGGCACGCAGTACCGGGAGTATTTTAAAGCCTTTTTTATATGCCGCGATGCTGGATGCTGGTGACTTACTGCCAAATGCATTGGTGCCAGATGTGCCTTCACAATTCGGGAATTATTCACCACAAAATTATTATAAAGAATTTGATGGTGCTGTACCAGCAAGTCGCGCTTTATCACGCTCTCTCAATGTACCTGCGGTATGGATGCTTCAAGATTTTGGACTTGATCGTTTTCATCATTATTTAAAAGCTTTAGAATTAAAAGATATCAAGTATGACGCGAACCATTATGGCTTGTCTTTAATTTTGGGTGGTGCTGAAAGTAATTTATGGGATTTATGTAAAAGCTACGCTAGCTTTTCTTCAACGCTTAATCACTTTAATGACACCTCAAGTGAATATTTTTCAAATGAATTTTGTGAACCTACTTTTTTAGCTTCGGAAGTTATTGACTTCGGAAAAAAATCTACAGAAAAAACGGTGTTTAATGCGGCTTCCATATATCTTACTTACGAGAGTTTAAAAGAGGTGAACCGTCCCGAAAGAGACGAAAATTGGGAGTTTTTTGATGGTTCAAAACAAATCGCTTGGAAAACAGGAACCAGTTTTGGTTTTCGTGATGCCTGGGCCATCGGCACAACAAAGGATTATGTTGTAGGTGTTTGGGTGGGCAATGCCGATGGAGAAGGGCGCCCTGGCTTAGTTGGCGTGCAAACAGCTGCACCCATTTTATTTGATGTTTTCGATTTACTTCCAAATAGCAATTGGTTTGATAAGCCATTTGATGACCTACAAGAAATAGCAATTTGTGAAAAAAGCGGCTATCGCGCTAGTGAAAATTGTGACAAAATACTCAAACAATTTGTTCAACTTAGTGGGCTAAAAACAAAACCCTGCCCTTATCACAAACGTATTCACTTAGATAAAAACGAATTGCATCAAGTAAATTCGTCTTGCGAAGATTTAAACCAGATCACGCATAAGTCCTGGTTTGTATTACCGCCGCTAATGGAATTCTATTACAAAATTAAAAATCCGTTTTACAAACCACTACCCCCTTTTAGAAACGATTGTGTTACTAATGCTTCAGTGAGCATGCAATTTATTTACCCTAAAGTATCGAGCACCATTTTTCTTCCAAAGGATTTTGACGGACAAACCAATGAACTCATATTGAAAGTGGCCCATTCAAAACCAGAATCTACATTATACTGGTATTTAGACCACACATTTGTTGGCACAACAAAAGACATTCATGATTTACCTGTTATTCCTTCAGAAGGAAAACATCTAATAACTGTTGTTGATCAATTTGGAAATGATATTCAAAGAACCATAGAGGTAAGTAAATAA
- a CDS encoding alpha-2-macroglobulin produces the protein MQLTSRLAVLIFIILATSCKKEVVETDNLFKFRDYISYTTSGRVSVAKPITINLNKEVQGWDLDQNITDDIVSFSPNVSGRLIAKSKHSLVFYPDEPLKPDTEYTTTVKLGAIYSDIPSELKNYTFQFKTITPNFNVVTNDLQSYSKAWQYLLGVVKSADDITIEEAKQLVSASQDGKNLKIEWNESSLPQRVFEFKIDSINRKVEDSKIEVKWNGKAISADHSGSNLVTIPGKNNFTITRIDVVQNPEQYLLINFSDPIKKEQNFDGLVTIQNAKSPKYIVDGNILKAYPDTKINGTVLVDVFQGIKNTDGYKLKQPFSETISFEEVKPQVRLVNNGVILPNSQELKFNFEAVNLKAVDIKVIKIFEDNILQFLQDNELHGGNDHSIRQVGRRIVTKTMLLTSEAAQDNDKWKTYSVDLSRLFKADQGAIYRIEVEFKKEYSLYDCNVNREITNSENNEDYYEADYYYDDSNESTTEDDALREEAYWDNVTYRYRNNNYNWRERDNPCHDAYYNTDRIVAQNLMASNLGVIAKKGATNEYFFAVTNILSTNVEADATVKIYNYQQQEIASTTTDVDGLATISSEKRAAFAIVSKQNNHTYIKLKDGNSLSLSKFDVSGNQLQRGLKGYIYGERGVWRPGDSLHLSFILDDNANKLPKGHPVKMEVTDPNGKLAYKNITSDNLNNFYTFTVPTTTESKTGNWNAKVSVGGATFYKGLKVETVKPNRLKIKVDFKDEILSGSAPLSGTLNVNWLHGAPAKNVKTEIKAKFSNASAPFKNYKHYVFSDPSRTFSGDEITIFEGNVNEAGFTEITNKLSVGKNAPGMLNVQFLVRAFENGGDFSMDAFTKQYAPYASFVGLKSPKDRAYGSFYTDENQTFDIVVVDDQGMPIQRNGLEVKVYKVEWRWWWNSSYDNLSKYTSSSFHKPFMNSTINTDAKGKASFNINVPEEAGGRYLIRVYDPKSGHATGRTAYFYKNWWKKQPSGDKEAAKMLVFAADKENYNVGETAKITFPSGTEGRALISIENGTEVIEHQWIKTNQGETVVKIPITKKMAPNVFVNISLLQPHATTANDLPIRLYGLIPLLVEDPNTKLEPEIKMPSVLRPEEEFTVIVSEKNNKPMTYTIAMVEEGLLDLTRFKTPNAWDEFYAREALGVKTWDMFDDVIGAYSGSIDQVFAIGGDGSAAGGKNKKANRFKPVVKFLGPFKMEAGGSQAHTLKMPNYIGAVRTMIVAGNVDNEAYGSADKSVEVKKPLMVLATLPRKLSPGEKVTLPVTVFAMEPNVKNVTIKLKLSDGISVVGEASKNLTFAKPDEQMTYFELDVSKANGSNTVEVIATGNGEKSTYKVALDVVNPNPITSKILDETLKGIGSKTLDFSTFGVPGSNSATVEFSTMPPMDFSRRLQYLVQYPHGCVEQMTSSVFPQLFLNDIFDLPLKKKQEIQSNITNGIKRLGNFQRPNGGMSYWMGENNANDWGTSYSGHFMIEAEKQGYVLPLTFKTNWIKYQKQAAREWRPSYKTYNSDLAQAYRLYTLALAGSPDLGAMNRLREFSEISNEAKWRLAAAYALAGQKEASEQISKTANIEFQPPRYNYYTYGSLNRNRAMALETMIITKDKRARELSEGIAKALSSESWMSTQTTAYSLMAMAKMVKANGGKSVNLEYTMNGKTQTINTKSAIAQRELTVKQGGNTLAFKNNQDNVVYVRVLNSGKLPLGEEITAQRGLSISVAYKDLKGNTIAINKLQQGQDFMATVTVSNLKNERVSDVALTQIFPSGWEIVNTRFTAYGSNTNSQARYTDIRDDRVNFYFDLNKKGQYGSNTFNVMLNASYLGTYYLYGVQAEAMYDHDFLVRTKGQWVTVEK, from the coding sequence ATGCAATTAACATCACGCCTTGCCGTACTAATCTTTATTATTCTTGCAACTTCTTGTAAAAAAGAAGTCGTTGAAACCGATAATCTTTTCAAATTTAGAGACTACATTAGCTATACAACTTCTGGCCGTGTGTCTGTTGCCAAGCCAATCACGATTAATCTAAATAAAGAAGTGCAAGGTTGGGATTTAGACCAAAATATCACAGACGACATTGTCTCATTTAGTCCTAATGTGTCAGGACGTTTAATTGCTAAAAGCAAACATTCGTTAGTGTTCTACCCAGACGAACCTTTAAAACCAGATACAGAATATACGACTACGGTAAAATTGGGGGCTATTTATTCTGATATCCCTTCAGAATTAAAAAACTACACCTTTCAATTTAAGACCATTACACCAAATTTTAATGTTGTCACCAATGATTTACAGTCGTACAGCAAAGCATGGCAATATCTTTTAGGGGTTGTAAAATCTGCTGATGATATTACTATTGAAGAAGCAAAACAGCTCGTTTCTGCCAGTCAGGATGGTAAAAATTTAAAAATAGAATGGAATGAATCAAGTCTACCGCAACGTGTTTTCGAATTTAAAATCGACAGCATCAATCGTAAAGTTGAAGACTCAAAAATAGAAGTCAAATGGAATGGAAAAGCAATAAGTGCTGACCATTCTGGCAGTAATCTCGTTACCATTCCAGGTAAAAATAATTTTACGATTACACGTATTGACGTGGTTCAAAACCCTGAGCAATATCTACTCATTAATTTTTCTGACCCTATTAAAAAAGAACAAAATTTTGATGGATTGGTAACCATTCAGAATGCTAAAAGCCCAAAATATATTGTTGACGGCAATATATTAAAAGCCTACCCTGATACTAAAATAAATGGGACTGTTCTGGTCGATGTGTTTCAAGGGATTAAAAACACCGATGGCTATAAATTAAAGCAGCCCTTTTCTGAAACTATTTCTTTTGAAGAAGTTAAGCCTCAAGTCCGTTTGGTTAATAATGGTGTGATTTTGCCTAACTCACAAGAGTTGAAATTCAATTTTGAAGCCGTCAATTTAAAAGCTGTAGATATTAAAGTGATTAAAATTTTTGAAGATAATATTCTACAGTTTTTACAGGATAACGAATTGCATGGCGGTAATGATCATAGTATTCGGCAAGTAGGTCGCCGCATCGTTACAAAAACGATGCTATTAACCAGCGAAGCGGCTCAGGACAATGACAAATGGAAAACCTATAGTGTAGATTTATCTCGTTTATTCAAAGCAGATCAAGGTGCCATTTATCGTATAGAAGTCGAATTTAAAAAGGAATATTCACTTTACGACTGTAACGTAAATCGTGAAATTACTAATTCTGAAAACAACGAAGACTACTACGAAGCGGATTATTACTATGATGACTCTAACGAAAGTACAACCGAAGACGACGCGCTTCGCGAAGAAGCCTATTGGGATAATGTAACCTATCGCTATAGAAACAACAATTACAATTGGCGTGAACGCGACAATCCTTGTCATGATGCGTATTATAATACAGATCGTATTGTCGCACAAAACTTAATGGCATCAAATCTGGGCGTTATTGCTAAAAAAGGCGCAACTAACGAGTACTTTTTTGCAGTTACTAATATTTTAAGCACCAATGTAGAAGCCGATGCAACAGTTAAAATTTACAACTATCAGCAACAGGAGATTGCAAGTACCACAACAGATGTTGATGGCTTGGCAACCATTAGCTCTGAGAAACGTGCCGCTTTTGCCATCGTTTCCAAGCAAAACAATCACACCTACATTAAACTAAAAGACGGCAATTCCCTATCGTTAAGCAAATTTGACGTTTCCGGAAATCAGTTACAAAGAGGTCTTAAGGGATACATCTATGGCGAACGTGGTGTTTGGAGACCTGGAGATTCACTACACCTGTCTTTTATTTTAGATGATAATGCTAACAAGTTACCCAAAGGACACCCTGTGAAAATGGAAGTGACAGATCCTAACGGAAAGCTCGCTTACAAAAATATTACTAGCGATAACCTAAATAATTTCTACACCTTTACAGTACCAACGACGACCGAAAGCAAGACAGGAAATTGGAATGCTAAAGTGAGTGTTGGTGGCGCCACGTTTTACAAAGGCTTAAAAGTGGAAACCGTAAAACCTAACCGCCTTAAAATTAAAGTCGATTTTAAAGATGAAATCTTATCTGGTTCTGCACCACTTAGTGGTACGCTTAACGTCAACTGGTTACACGGTGCGCCAGCAAAAAACGTAAAGACTGAAATTAAAGCAAAATTTAGCAATGCCTCTGCGCCTTTTAAAAACTATAAACACTATGTGTTTAGTGATCCCTCTCGTACTTTTTCTGGTGATGAAATCACTATTTTTGAAGGTAATGTAAACGAAGCTGGTTTTACAGAAATCACTAATAAGCTAAGTGTTGGAAAAAATGCGCCAGGCATGTTAAACGTACAGTTTCTAGTACGTGCCTTTGAAAATGGTGGAGACTTTTCTATGGATGCTTTTACAAAACAATACGCGCCATACGCGTCTTTTGTGGGTTTGAAATCACCTAAAGATCGCGCCTATGGTTCTTTTTACACAGATGAAAACCAGACTTTTGATATAGTTGTGGTTGATGATCAAGGCATGCCAATACAACGAAACGGACTAGAAGTAAAAGTGTATAAAGTGGAATGGCGCTGGTGGTGGAACTCCTCTTATGATAACTTATCAAAATACACCTCAAGCAGCTTTCATAAACCATTTATGAACAGTACCATAAATACTGATGCTAAAGGCAAGGCAAGTTTTAATATTAACGTCCCGGAAGAAGCGGGTGGTCGTTATTTAATTCGTGTATACGATCCAAAAAGTGGTCACGCCACTGGCCGCACCGCCTATTTTTACAAAAACTGGTGGAAAAAACAACCCTCAGGGGATAAAGAAGCCGCAAAAATGTTAGTCTTTGCTGCAGATAAAGAAAATTATAATGTTGGTGAAACAGCAAAAATCACGTTTCCAAGTGGTACAGAAGGCCGTGCCTTAATTTCTATTGAAAATGGCACTGAAGTGATTGAGCACCAATGGATAAAAACAAATCAGGGTGAAACGGTTGTAAAAATTCCAATCACTAAAAAAATGGCTCCAAATGTGTTTGTTAATATTTCCTTATTACAACCGCATGCCACTACCGCTAACGATTTACCCATAAGGTTATATGGATTAATTCCGTTGTTAGTAGAAGACCCAAATACTAAATTAGAGCCTGAGATTAAAATGCCTAGTGTATTACGTCCAGAAGAAGAGTTTACGGTAATTGTTTCAGAAAAAAACAACAAACCCATGACCTATACCATTGCGATGGTTGAAGAAGGTTTGCTCGATCTTACCCGTTTTAAAACACCAAATGCTTGGGACGAATTTTACGCTCGAGAGGCATTAGGTGTAAAAACCTGGGATATGTTTGATGATGTTATTGGTGCTTATAGTGGGAGTATCGATCAAGTTTTTGCTATTGGTGGTGATGGTAGTGCAGCTGGCGGAAAAAACAAAAAAGCAAACCGATTCAAGCCTGTTGTTAAATTTTTGGGACCTTTTAAAATGGAAGCTGGCGGAAGCCAAGCGCACACCCTTAAAATGCCAAATTATATTGGTGCCGTTCGCACCATGATTGTGGCTGGAAATGTGGACAATGAAGCTTACGGAAGCGCAGACAAATCGGTAGAAGTTAAAAAGCCATTGATGGTCTTAGCGACACTTCCACGTAAGTTGAGTCCAGGCGAAAAAGTAACCTTACCAGTTACCGTTTTTGCTATGGAACCAAACGTGAAAAATGTAACTATAAAGCTAAAACTGAGCGATGGCATTTCAGTCGTTGGTGAAGCATCAAAAAACTTAACCTTTGCTAAGCCAGACGAACAAATGACCTATTTTGAGTTGGATGTTAGCAAAGCTAATGGCAGCAATACCGTTGAAGTCATTGCCACAGGAAATGGCGAAAAATCAACTTATAAAGTGGCATTGGATGTGGTGAACCCGAATCCGATAACCTCGAAAATATTGGATGAAACCTTAAAGGGAATTGGATCTAAAACTTTAGATTTTTCAACCTTTGGCGTTCCTGGAAGCAATAGCGCCACGGTCGAATTTTCAACAATGCCTCCAATGGATTTCTCTCGCAGATTACAATACTTGGTGCAATATCCTCATGGTTGTGTAGAGCAAATGACCTCGAGTGTATTTCCGCAGTTATTCTTAAACGACATTTTCGATTTGCCTTTAAAGAAAAAGCAAGAGATTCAGTCGAATATTACCAATGGTATTAAACGTTTAGGAAACTTCCAAAGGCCAAATGGCGGCATGAGCTATTGGATGGGAGAAAATAATGCTAATGATTGGGGAACTAGCTATTCTGGGCACTTTATGATTGAAGCTGAAAAACAAGGCTATGTATTACCATTAACCTTTAAAACGAACTGGATAAAGTACCAAAAGCAAGCGGCTCGCGAATGGCGCCCAAGCTACAAAACCTATAATAGTGATTTAGCACAGGCTTATCGCCTATATACCTTGGCTTTGGCTGGCAGCCCAGATTTGGGTGCTATGAATCGTTTGCGAGAATTTAGCGAAATTTCTAATGAAGCGAAATGGCGATTAGCAGCGGCCTACGCCTTAGCAGGACAAAAGGAGGCTAGTGAGCAAATTTCGAAAACGGCCAATATAGAATTTCAACCACCAAGATATAATTATTATACCTATGGCTCATTAAACAGAAATCGTGCGATGGCTTTAGAAACGATGATTATAACTAAAGACAAACGCGCACGAGAACTCTCGGAGGGTATTGCAAAGGCATTATCGAGTGAGTCATGGATGAGTACGCAAACTACAGCCTATAGCTTAATGGCAATGGCAAAAATGGTAAAAGCCAATGGTGGTAAATCTGTGAATCTAGAATACACAATGAATGGTAAAACCCAAACCATTAACACGAAGAGCGCCATTGCACAACGTGAGTTAACAGTTAAACAAGGCGGAAACACACTCGCATTTAAAAACAATCAAGACAACGTGGTTTATGTGCGTGTTTTAAACTCTGGTAAACTGCCCTTAGGTGAAGAAATCACAGCACAACGTGGCTTAAGTATAAGTGTCGCTTATAAAGATTTAAAAGGGAATACTATCGCTATTAACAAGTTGCAACAAGGTCAGGATTTTATGGCAACAGTTACCGTTTCAAACCTTAAAAATGAACGGGTGAGTGACGTCGCACTCACGCAAATATTTCCATCAGGTTGGGAAATTGTGAATACCCGTTTTACAGCCTATGGCAGTAACACTAATAGTCAAGCTCGTTATACAGATATTCGTGACGACCGGGTGAATTTCTATTTTGATTTGAATAAAAAAGGTCAATACGGAAGTAATACGTTTAATGTCATGCTCAATGCGTCCTATTTAGGTACGTATTATTTATACGGTGTGCAAGCGGAAGCGATGTATGACCATGACTTTTTAGTGCGAACCAAAGGACAATGGGTTACTGTAGAGAAATAA
- a CDS encoding NAD(P)H-binding protein, producing the protein MSKSAIILGATGLTGGKVLQQLLADARYSKIILFSRSACEISHDKIEEHLIDLFELENYKKDFVADDVFCCIGTTKAKTKDEVLYKKIDYVIPVAAAKLAAENGINNFIVISALGADAESKLFYNRIKGLMENTVLSKNIDTIYVMQPALIGGEREEKRLGEYVAKVLMKLINPFLIGALKKYKSIHPETIASAMVWLANNPYESGRIKSGVIQKISDKA; encoded by the coding sequence ATGAGTAAATCGGCAATTATTTTAGGTGCAACTGGATTAACGGGTGGCAAAGTATTACAGCAACTTTTAGCAGATGCACGTTACTCTAAGATTATTTTGTTTAGTCGAAGCGCTTGTGAGATTTCTCACGATAAAATAGAAGAACACCTTATTGACCTTTTTGAATTGGAAAATTACAAAAAGGATTTTGTAGCAGATGATGTGTTTTGTTGTATCGGCACAACGAAAGCGAAAACAAAAGACGAAGTGCTTTATAAAAAAATAGATTACGTAATTCCGGTTGCTGCAGCAAAGTTAGCAGCAGAAAACGGCATCAATAATTTTATTGTTATTTCGGCTTTAGGGGCAGATGCAGAGAGTAAACTATTTTATAACCGTATTAAAGGATTAATGGAAAATACGGTATTATCGAAAAATATAGATACCATATATGTTATGCAACCCGCATTAATTGGTGGAGAACGTGAGGAGAAGCGATTGGGGGAATATGTCGCTAAAGTCCTTATGAAACTGATAAACCCTTTTTTAATTGGAGCGCTAAAGAAATATAAATCTATTCATCCCGAAACCATTGCAAGTGCGATGGTATGGCTAGCAAATAACCCTTATGAAAGTGGTAGGATAAAATCAGGTGTTATTCAAAAAATTTCAGATAAGGCATGA
- a CDS encoding antibiotic biosynthesis monooxygenase: MNKTFKPYYAVIFTSTRTEGENGYSEMSELMETLAKKQEGFISMDSARSDLGITVSYWESLEAIKNWKQHTDHIVAQKKGIQEWYRWYHVRICKVEREYDFNK; the protein is encoded by the coding sequence ATGAATAAAACCTTCAAGCCCTATTACGCCGTAATCTTCACTTCTACTAGAACTGAAGGCGAAAACGGCTACTCTGAAATGTCAGAACTCATGGAAACCTTAGCAAAAAAACAAGAGGGTTTTATTAGTATGGATTCTGCAAGAAGCGACCTTGGAATTACTGTTAGTTATTGGGAATCTTTAGAAGCCATAAAAAACTGGAAACAGCACACCGATCATATTGTAGCGCAAAAAAAAGGAATACAGGAGTGGTACCGTTGGTATCATGTACGCATTTGTAAAGTAGAACGTGAGTATGATTTTAACAAATGA
- a CDS encoding CYTH domain-containing protein, with product MIEIERKFLVNSEAFKTEAFNSTRIIQGFLSTDKKRTVRVRLRGEKGFLTIKGESSKNGMSRFEWEKEISKAEAEALLKLCKEAVIDKIRYEIKVDNHTFEVDEFFENNEGLIIAEVELNSENEHFTKPDWLGKEVTGETKYYNSQISKHPFCKW from the coding sequence ATGATAGAAATAGAACGTAAATTTTTAGTAAATTCCGAAGCTTTTAAAACGGAAGCCTTTAATTCCACACGCATCATTCAAGGCTTTTTAAGCACAGATAAAAAGCGAACCGTTCGTGTAAGATTAAGAGGTGAAAAAGGCTTTTTAACTATAAAAGGGGAGTCTTCAAAAAATGGAATGTCGCGTTTTGAATGGGAAAAAGAAATTTCTAAAGCTGAAGCTGAAGCGCTTTTAAAGCTCTGTAAAGAAGCGGTCATCGATAAAATACGCTATGAAATAAAAGTTGACAATCACACTTTTGAGGTTGATGAGTTTTTTGAAAATAATGAAGGTTTAATTATTGCAGAGGTGGAACTAAATTCAGAAAATGAACACTTTACAAAACCAGATTGGCTAGGCAAAGAAGTTACTGGAGAGACTAAATATTATAATTCACAAATAAGTAAACATCCATTTTGTAAATGGTAA
- the dinB gene encoding DNA polymerase IV — protein MSEALPIRKIIHVDMDAFYASVEQMDNPELKGKPLAVGGSSNRGVVSAASYEARKFGVKSAMSGVLARRLCPELIFVKTRFDRYKEISSKIRAIFHDYTDLVEPLSLDEAYLDVTENKKGNPSASMLAEEIRARIFNEVGLTASAGISINKFIAKVASDYNKPNGQKTVNPEEVLDFLEALDIRKFYGIGKVTAEKMYQKGIFTGVDLKAKSLDFLEQNFGKSGTYYYYVVRGVHNSEVKPNRIRKSLAAERTFNENLSSEIFMLEKLEHIAEEVSRRLNKSKIAGKTVTLKIKYSDFTLQTRSKTLPYFISDKAILLETAKDLLYQEKLDNSVRLLGISLSNLNTEKKTKKEEPKVVSVQLKFEF, from the coding sequence ATGTCTGAAGCCTTACCAATAAGAAAGATTATCCACGTGGATATGGATGCTTTTTATGCGTCTGTAGAACAAATGGATAATCCTGAATTAAAAGGAAAGCCTTTAGCTGTTGGAGGAAGCAGCAACCGAGGTGTTGTTAGCGCAGCGAGTTACGAAGCTCGAAAATTTGGAGTAAAAAGCGCGATGAGCGGCGTTCTGGCCAGACGCTTATGTCCAGAGCTTATTTTTGTAAAGACAAGATTTGATCGCTACAAAGAAATATCTTCTAAAATTAGAGCCATATTTCATGATTATACAGACTTGGTAGAGCCGCTTTCTTTAGATGAGGCTTACCTTGACGTCACCGAAAACAAAAAAGGAAATCCCAGCGCTTCCATGCTAGCTGAAGAAATTCGTGCCCGCATTTTTAATGAAGTTGGGTTAACAGCTTCTGCAGGTATTTCTATAAACAAATTTATTGCTAAAGTTGCTAGTGATTACAATAAACCTAACGGACAAAAAACAGTAAATCCTGAAGAAGTTTTAGATTTTTTAGAAGCCTTAGACATCAGGAAATTCTATGGTATAGGGAAAGTTACAGCCGAGAAAATGTACCAAAAGGGGATTTTTACTGGTGTGGATTTAAAAGCTAAATCCTTAGATTTTTTGGAGCAAAACTTCGGAAAGTCTGGCACTTACTATTATTATGTGGTGCGTGGTGTTCATAATAGTGAGGTAAAACCAAATCGTATTCGAAAAAGCTTAGCTGCTGAACGCACCTTTAATGAAAATTTATCTTCAGAAATTTTTATGCTCGAAAAACTAGAGCATATCGCCGAAGAAGTTTCCCGGCGTTTAAATAAAAGTAAAATCGCTGGAAAAACGGTGACTTTAAAAATAAAATATAGTGATTTTACGTTGCAGACCCGCAGTAAAACCCTGCCTTACTTTATTAGTGATAAAGCTATTCTACTGGAAACTGCAAAAGACTTACTCTATCAAGAAAAACTAGACAATTCTGTGCGGCTTTTAGGTATTTCACTCTCTAATTTAAATACAGAAAAAAAGACTAAAAAAGAAGAACCAAAAGTAGTGAGTGTGCAGCTGAAATTTGAGTTTTAG
- a CDS encoding YciI family protein, whose protein sequence is MRKAFFILLIIVSACKDETKVVEIPKEIPEEAPLEIAIEKTGTQVKPTAKQILETLKTQGFETFDYVDKKTKDTIIMQKYFMAFLKKGPIVNQNEEEVVILQEEHLSHLEKMYALGYADISEPFIDDGDIRGVTIYNVPTLAMADSLAKSDPIVKAGRLEVEIHPWWAAKGYHLR, encoded by the coding sequence ATGAGAAAAGCATTTTTTATTTTATTAATTATTGTTTCAGCTTGTAAAGATGAAACCAAAGTGGTTGAAATCCCAAAAGAGATTCCAGAAGAAGCTCCACTTGAGATTGCAATAGAGAAGACCGGAACCCAAGTCAAACCAACAGCAAAGCAGATACTTGAAACTTTAAAAACACAAGGTTTTGAAACTTTTGATTATGTTGACAAGAAAACAAAAGACACCATAATCATGCAAAAATATTTTATGGCGTTTTTAAAAAAGGGACCTATTGTAAATCAAAATGAAGAAGAAGTTGTTATTTTACAGGAAGAACACCTTAGTCATTTAGAAAAAATGTATGCTCTAGGTTATGCAGATATTTCTGAACCCTTTATTGACGATGGAGACATTAGAGGTGTTACTATTTATAATGTACCAACGCTTGCTATGGCAGATAGTTTAGCAAAATCTGATCCTATAGTGAAAGCCGGGCGGTTAGAAGTTGAAATTCACCCGTGGTGGGCAGCAAAAGGGTATCATTTAAGATAA